The following proteins come from a genomic window of Maribacter sp. HTCC2170:
- a CDS encoding methylmalonyl-CoA mutase family protein, whose product MNDSGKALFSEFSPVDKKEWLEKVGIDLKGADFDKKLVWKNLNKIKVPPFYNAQDKIEGVVNTGENSQTLANYREINVENVEKANILALKAIKEGINGLLFNVDSEVEVSALLADIQLDKVSVSFNLKANEIGFASAFFDFVENQETLKKDLAGYIDINLISGYVTSGSLTDKDLTNAAQLIKLSKPYPNYKGLTISGSEYLDSGANQAQEAGYTLSSLVYVINELKELGISGKEVFDSVNFKLAIGSEYFIEIGKFRAFNSLLNEIAGKYDVKTLNHSMLAKTSIWSKSVTDPHTNLLRATTEAMSAILGNVDAVLIDAYDKEFSESSDFSSRIAGNISTILKEESYLGKVANPVDGSYYIEEAGVQIATKALELFKGIETKGGFYKAFESEIIQQQIAEIRQQKIKLISQRRLPMVGVNKYPNLMETVSANLLSTGQEEGSKILKPRRASLEIEAIRSVTEKMVENTGARPIVELASFGNLTMRKARAAFAYDFIGVSGFDVRQEKSYSSAEEAAEQSAKSDSNVVVICSSDQDYAEKALEYVKSFRAINKDKVLLLAGNPIDLMQELTASGLDGVVNLRSDVITTISAVQNKIQKTIKPLEV is encoded by the coding sequence ATGAACGATTCAGGTAAAGCACTTTTTTCAGAATTCAGTCCTGTTGATAAGAAGGAATGGTTGGAAAAAGTGGGCATTGATTTAAAAGGTGCTGATTTTGACAAAAAACTGGTTTGGAAAAACCTGAACAAAATTAAGGTCCCACCCTTTTATAATGCTCAGGATAAGATTGAAGGTGTGGTTAACACTGGTGAAAACTCCCAGACATTGGCAAACTATCGAGAAATCAATGTCGAAAATGTTGAAAAAGCCAATATTTTGGCATTAAAAGCAATAAAGGAAGGTATAAACGGACTTCTTTTCAATGTTGATAGTGAAGTTGAGGTTAGTGCCCTTTTAGCGGACATACAACTTGATAAAGTTTCAGTTTCATTCAATCTAAAAGCAAATGAAATTGGATTTGCTTCTGCGTTTTTCGATTTTGTGGAAAATCAAGAAACTCTTAAAAAAGATCTAGCAGGTTATATCGATATCAACCTAATTTCAGGTTATGTAACCTCAGGTTCATTGACAGATAAAGATTTAACAAATGCTGCCCAACTAATAAAACTTTCCAAGCCATACCCAAATTATAAAGGGTTGACAATTTCGGGAAGTGAATATCTAGATTCTGGTGCTAATCAGGCACAAGAAGCGGGGTACACCCTAAGTTCTTTGGTTTATGTAATAAATGAATTAAAGGAGTTAGGAATATCTGGGAAAGAGGTATTTGATTCTGTCAATTTTAAATTGGCAATAGGCTCTGAGTATTTTATTGAGATAGGTAAGTTTAGGGCATTCAATAGTTTGTTAAATGAGATTGCCGGCAAATACGATGTAAAAACCCTAAATCATTCAATGCTGGCGAAAACTTCTATTTGGAGCAAATCAGTTACAGATCCTCATACAAACCTGCTTAGGGCTACCACAGAGGCAATGTCGGCCATTTTAGGTAATGTTGACGCTGTTCTGATTGATGCATATGATAAAGAGTTTAGTGAATCTTCTGATTTTTCAAGTAGAATTGCTGGGAATATATCAACCATTTTAAAAGAGGAGTCATATCTTGGAAAAGTAGCAAATCCAGTTGATGGTTCTTACTATATTGAAGAGGCTGGTGTGCAAATCGCAACAAAAGCACTTGAACTTTTTAAAGGGATTGAAACTAAAGGTGGTTTCTATAAAGCTTTTGAAAGTGAAATCATTCAGCAACAAATAGCGGAAATAAGACAGCAAAAAATAAAGTTGATAAGTCAGCGTAGACTTCCAATGGTTGGGGTGAACAAATACCCTAATTTGATGGAGACTGTTTCTGCGAACCTATTGTCAACAGGTCAGGAAGAAGGGTCTAAGATTTTAAAACCAAGAAGAGCTTCATTGGAAATTGAAGCCATACGTTCCGTTACAGAAAAAATGGTTGAGAATACAGGTGCTAGGCCAATCGTTGAATTAGCAAGTTTTGGTAATTTGACCATGAGAAAAGCCAGAGCAGCATTTGCTTATGATTTTATTGGCGTAAGTGGTTTTGACGTAAGACAAGAAAAGAGTTATTCCTCTGCGGAGGAAGCTGCTGAACAAAGCGCCAAATCAGATTCAAATGTGGTGGTTATCTGTAGTTCTGACCAAGACTATGCTGAGAAGGCTTTGGAATATGTAAAGTCGTTTAGGGCAATTAATAAAGACAAGGTCTTGTTATTAGCTGGAAACCCAATTGACTTAATGCAAGAATTGACTGCATCAGGTCTTGATGGTGTTGTTAATTTAAGATCAGATGTAATTACTACAATATCTGCCGTTCAAAATAAGATTCAGAAAACAATTAAACCCTTAGAAGTATGA
- a CDS encoding glycoside hydrolase family 76 protein codes for MLKSTLLFFLIIGLNFQISAQNQIAKRSEKLTVKLENWYNLETGLWDTTSWWNAANILTTLINNARLKEDASYKEMVAYIFEKTKEFEVEASNDKAAWVCKNYINDYYDDEGWWALAWLDAWEYTGDQRYLDMANIIFEDITTGWSQDGGIYWKKGTELRGSISSGLTLTLATRLHLTGTKDVNGKTALNWATTIWEWMLRSNLLDSNGNILDGIRKINGHDTISENVWTYNQGVVLTGLVNLHKITGEEFYLKSAENIAEATLNHMTNKNLILVESLCEPDNCNGDAKQFKGVFMRHLMYLNQYHPKKEYEFFIRKNVESIWVLSMKLGSISPGVIWDRPSDSNAATVSSALDAFNAGISLKK; via the coding sequence ATGCTAAAATCAACTTTACTGTTTTTCTTAATTATTGGATTAAACTTTCAAATTTCAGCTCAAAACCAAATTGCAAAACGATCAGAAAAATTAACTGTTAAATTAGAGAATTGGTATAATCTTGAAACTGGCCTTTGGGATACAACTTCCTGGTGGAATGCGGCTAATATTTTAACGACTTTAATAAACAATGCGAGATTAAAAGAAGATGCGAGCTACAAAGAAATGGTGGCCTATATTTTTGAAAAAACCAAAGAATTTGAAGTAGAAGCTTCCAACGATAAGGCTGCCTGGGTATGTAAAAATTACATCAATGATTATTATGATGATGAGGGGTGGTGGGCACTTGCATGGCTAGATGCTTGGGAATATACTGGGGACCAGCGATACTTGGACATGGCCAATATTATTTTTGAGGATATCACCACCGGGTGGTCTCAAGATGGAGGAATTTATTGGAAAAAAGGCACGGAACTTAGAGGTTCAATAAGTAGTGGGTTAACCCTGACTCTGGCCACTAGGTTACATTTGACAGGAACAAAGGATGTAAACGGCAAGACTGCTTTAAATTGGGCAACAACAATTTGGGAATGGATGTTACGTTCCAACTTATTGGATTCAAACGGAAATATTTTGGACGGTATTCGCAAAATAAATGGACATGATACAATTTCCGAAAATGTATGGACATATAATCAGGGAGTTGTCTTGACTGGTCTTGTAAACCTTCACAAAATCACAGGTGAGGAATTCTATCTAAAAAGTGCTGAAAACATAGCTGAGGCAACATTAAATCATATGACTAATAAGAATCTGATTTTGGTTGAATCTCTATGTGAGCCTGATAATTGTAATGGAGATGCCAAACAGTTCAAAGGTGTTTTCATGAGGCATTTGATGTATCTAAATCAATATCACCCTAAAAAAGAGTACGAATTCTTCATTCGAAAGAATGTTGAGTCTATTTGGGTACTCAGCATGAAGCTTGGCTCTATTTCTCCAGGAGTTATATGGGATAGACCTTCAGATTCGAACGCAGCCACAGTGTCTTCGGCTCTTGATGCTTTTAATGCAGGTATTTCGTTAAAGAAATAA
- the scpA gene encoding methylmalonyl-CoA mutase, with protein sequence MRPDFSDLTLNKTASKKAVTSGNEEVWNTPEGIPVKKHFTKEDIKDAEHLNFAAGVPPFLRGPYSAMYAMRPWTIRQYAGFSTAEESNAFYRRNLAAGQKGLSVAFDLATHRGYDSDHPRVTGDVGKAGVAIDSILDMEILFDQIPLDKMSVSMTMNGAVLPIMAFYIAAAKKQGVSLDKLSGTIQNDILKEFMVRNTYIYPPAPSMKIIGDIFDYTTQNMPKFNSISISGYHMQEAGATADIELAYTLADGMEYIRTGLKSGLKIDEFAPRLSFFWAVGMNHFMEIAKMRAARMLWAKIIKQFNPKNPKSMALRTHSQTSGWSLSEQDPFNNVARTCVEAMAAALGGTQSLHTNALDEAIALPTDFSARIARNTQIYIQDETQITKAVDPWAGSYYVEYLTQEIAKKAWALIEEVEELGGMAKAIETGVPKMRIEEASARKQARLDSGQDILVGVNKFKTDEKSNIEILEVDNTVVRDSQIERLNKLRENRDQSDVEQKLALLSKCAETGEGNLLALAVDAAENFATLGEISDALEVHFGRHKADTKLISGVYSKEVDNDSTFAKAQKLADKFAEVEGRRPRVMIAKMGQDGHDRGAKVVASSFADLGFDVDMGSLFQTPEEVAKQAIENDVHFVGASSLAAGHKTLIPQLIGELEKLGRPDIMVFAGGVIPEQDYNYLLERKVAAIFGPGTVISESAITIMEKYLEQA encoded by the coding sequence ATGAGACCCGATTTTTCAGATTTAACGTTAAATAAAACTGCTTCGAAAAAAGCGGTTACTTCAGGGAATGAAGAAGTTTGGAACACACCTGAGGGTATTCCGGTAAAAAAGCATTTTACCAAGGAAGATATTAAAGATGCAGAGCATTTAAATTTTGCTGCAGGCGTGCCTCCTTTTTTAAGAGGGCCATATAGCGCGATGTATGCCATGCGTCCATGGACCATTCGCCAGTATGCAGGTTTTTCAACTGCCGAGGAATCAAATGCATTTTATAGAAGAAACTTGGCCGCAGGTCAAAAAGGACTTTCTGTTGCTTTTGATTTGGCTACGCATAGGGGATATGACTCCGATCACCCAAGGGTAACAGGAGATGTGGGTAAAGCTGGGGTTGCCATTGATTCTATTTTGGATATGGAAATCTTGTTTGATCAGATTCCTTTAGATAAAATGTCGGTCTCAATGACCATGAATGGGGCCGTTTTGCCCATCATGGCATTTTATATTGCAGCCGCCAAAAAACAAGGTGTTTCATTGGATAAACTGAGTGGTACTATTCAAAATGATATTCTTAAAGAATTTATGGTGCGTAATACATACATCTATCCACCAGCACCTTCAATGAAGATTATTGGAGATATTTTTGATTATACGACGCAGAACATGCCAAAATTCAACTCTATCTCGATTAGTGGTTACCATATGCAAGAAGCCGGCGCAACAGCTGATATTGAATTGGCCTATACCCTTGCCGATGGTATGGAGTACATTAGAACCGGTTTAAAATCTGGTTTGAAGATTGATGAATTTGCTCCTAGGCTTTCGTTTTTCTGGGCGGTAGGGATGAACCATTTTATGGAAATTGCGAAAATGCGCGCTGCGCGTATGCTTTGGGCGAAAATCATTAAGCAATTCAATCCTAAGAACCCAAAATCCATGGCTTTGCGTACACATAGTCAAACATCTGGGTGGAGTTTAAGTGAGCAAGATCCTTTTAATAATGTGGCACGTACTTGTGTTGAAGCGATGGCTGCTGCATTAGGAGGTACTCAATCGTTACATACCAATGCATTGGATGAGGCAATAGCCTTACCTACAGATTTCTCCGCTAGGATTGCCCGTAATACTCAGATTTATATTCAGGATGAAACACAGATTACAAAAGCGGTTGATCCTTGGGCTGGATCATATTATGTGGAGTACTTAACTCAAGAGATTGCTAAAAAGGCTTGGGCTCTAATCGAAGAAGTTGAGGAGCTTGGTGGTATGGCTAAAGCTATTGAAACTGGAGTTCCTAAAATGAGAATTGAGGAAGCTTCTGCTCGCAAACAGGCCAGATTAGATTCAGGTCAGGATATTTTAGTTGGAGTCAACAAGTTTAAAACTGACGAAAAATCCAACATCGAGATTCTTGAAGTTGATAATACAGTAGTTCGAGATTCTCAAATTGAACGATTGAATAAATTGCGTGAAAATAGAGACCAATCGGATGTAGAACAAAAACTGGCATTACTTTCTAAATGTGCCGAAACAGGTGAAGGTAATTTATTGGCTTTAGCGGTTGATGCTGCTGAAAATTTTGCTACTTTGGGTGAAATATCAGATGCATTGGAAGTTCATTTTGGACGACATAAAGCGGATACTAAATTGATAAGCGGAGTGTATAGTAAAGAAGTTGATAATGATAGTACATTTGCCAAAGCACAAAAATTGGCAGATAAATTTGCTGAGGTTGAAGGTCGCCGACCAAGGGTGATGATTGCCAAAATGGGTCAAGATGGTCATGATAGGGGGGCTAAAGTAGTTGCTTCCAGTTTTGCCGACCTTGGCTTTGATGTTGATATGGGATCCCTTTTCCAGACACCGGAGGAAGTTGCCAAACAAGCGATTGAAAATGATGTACACTTTGTAGGTGCTTCAAGTTTAGCTGCTGGGCACAAAACCTTGATTCCTCAATTAATAGGTGAATTGGAAAAACTGGGAAGACCAGATATTATGGTTTTTGCCGGTGGTGTTATTCCAGAACAGGATTATAACTATCTGTTGGAAAGAAAGGTAGCAGCCATTTTTGGCCCTGGTACAGTTATTTCTGAATCTGCCATTACCATTATGGAAAAGTATTTAGAACAAGCTTAG